The sequence GCCCAGCCTCTACTCTGGCATGGGCTGTAACGAGCCCCGCGGGGGTATCTATTTTAACCGTGGTTTCTGGGGCAGATATCGGAAGAATGCCCGTCTCCAGTACCACCTTCGTTACGGCAATGACCCCATGGCCGAACATGGTACTGAAGCCTTCATTGTGTAGAAACAGAATCCCAAAATCCGCCTTCTGAGTTACAGGCGGGGTCAGAATGCAGCCGTACATGTCGGCGTGGCCCCTGGGTTCCCACATGAGGGCTGTCCTCAGGTGATCGAGATGTTCTTCAGCGTGGCGACGCCGCTCCAGGATAGAATCTCCTGGTAACTCTGGGAATCCGCTCAGAATAATCCGCAAAGGCTCGCCTGCGGCATGGGCTTCAATGGTGGTGACTTTCTGCCAATTGGTCGGCGGCGTCCATTTTTTTATGGCTGCTACTCTAGATGTGGAATTGACTGGCATTGATTCCTCCATTCGGTCGCGCTTGTTACGGTTTCGAAATGAAACCTCCCATGATATATTCACGCCCTTTTTAGATAGCTAAGATTTGCTGGTGTGAACAGCTGGGGCTCAATGCTGAACAATTGGAAAACCTCGGTTGAATCGCAGGTGTTACCCTCCACGAGCATCTCGATCTGGTCGCGGGTGATGGGGAAGAAGTCAAAGCGATCCAGGAGAACGGCGGCAGCTTTTACAATAAGCACCGGGGTAGGGATAGTCCATTTGTGTTTCCCACTGGCATCCCCGACAATCTGTATGAGCGTTTTCCAATTGAGTGTGGTGGGTCCTCCCAGCGCATACGTTTGCCCGATGGTTTCCGGTATGGCCAGGGCTTTAACGAAAATAGCCGCAACATCTTTGACATGAACAGGTGACATTTTGAACATACCCGCATTGATGGGCCAGAGTCCCCGATAAAAAAGGGGCGCCGGGATTGGTAAGCGAATTAGCCCGTCACGCAGCTGGGTACAGAATTCCATCTTTCCCCTGGGATCTCCAAAGATGAGGGAGGGACGGAAAATAGTCCACTCCAGACCAGTGGTTTTTAAGAACTGCTCTGCCTGGTATTTCGTCTTTTGGTAAGGGGTGCCGTCGGGTTTTACTCCATTGGCGCTCATCAGGATGAAGCGTTTTATTCCTGATTGAACGGCAGCGTCCATAGCCCGCTTGGCGCCCTGGAAGTGCAGCTCATCATAGGTGATGCCTTTTCGCTCAAACTGCCGGATGATCCCGATGCTGTAGATTACGGCATCACAACCTTCGAGCGTGGCAAAAATGGCATTCTGATTGCCGACGTTACCGGAAATGAGAGTGCATTCCAGCCGCCGCGATACCTTGCCTTCACTGCCAGGTCTCACCAGAAGGACTGGCTCGTGGCCTCGTTCCAGCAGTTCCTCAACCAGGTAACTGCCGACAAACCCGGTTCCACCTAGAAGGGCAACTTTCACATTAACCCCTTTCTGATTAACTCGCTGAATATATGTGTACGGTATCAAATGGTACAATGTCCACTAATTTGCCTGCATCCCTTCGTTTAGACGCCTTGGATTATGGTTTTAAGGTATGTTCCGTGCGATATCTAAAAACGAACGCCTCTGGAATGAGTTAAAAAACCATCGCCGCCCTCGATGATCAAGCGGCGTAGCCGAATGTGGGTGGTGTCCGGTACCCAGACCTGCTCAGGGCACACGATCTCCAGCCCCTGAACCAGATTAGGATAGCGGGGATAGTCGTGCTAGCTCTTGGTAGTCTTACTTCGGGCACGGTTGATGCTAACTTACAAGCCCATCTATCACAACACCTTCCCTGGTTCAATGTGTTCTACCGTGGCACGTGCTTGTTGGAAAGCCGTTAACATATTATATTGTAAATAATATCAATAGGGGAGTTATTATGCCTGTCAAACTCATCATAATCACAATTGGAGCTATTGGATTACTTTCATGTTCAGCGATTAGCGAAATTCCAGGCCAGGCAACCATCAGCTTTGACGATACCATACGTTTTGAAGATATTCAGGCAAGAAGTGCCCCCAATACCCTGGCGCTGATCGAGGAGCTGCGCCCGTACTGGCTCCGTGGAGAAGTGACAGAGTATGGGGAAGGAAGTAACCTGATTGTTTACGTGGACAGAATTCGAATAGGCGGAGTGCGGGAACTAGCACATATTCCTATTTCGAGTATTGAGCAGATTCGTTTTTTAACGCCTTCAGAAGCATCTATAGAATTGGGCGAAACCGGAGTGGATGGCGCAATTCTGGTGATAACGCGTTAAGCTATTTGGCGGAGGATGGTTGCCGTAGTTATTCACCTATTAATCGATGGATGATAGCGCCATTAGATGTAGTGCGCCCCAAAAACTACACACGATTTGAGTGATTCTTTGTAAACAATGAAATCCTACCTTGAGCTATCATACCACTGATCCTCGAATCCAGCCGGGGATAAGATATCCTACCGAGGTATGGATTCGATTGCGCCGATAGACCTCGTACAGTAACCGTTCCACCAAGCCTTTCCGATCCGGGCTATGCTGATTTGTAGGTGGGCCTGGTGAAGTGTCTGAGCCTAAAGCCGGGCCGCATACTGAAGCCTATGGTCGGAGTGATGGATTTCGGGAGCCCG comes from Candidatus Neomarinimicrobiota bacterium and encodes:
- a CDS encoding proline racemase family protein; this translates as MPVNSTSRVAAIKKWTPPTNWQKVTTIEAHAAGEPLRIILSGFPELPGDSILERRRHAEEHLDHLRTALMWEPRGHADMYGCILTPPVTQKADFGILFLHNEGFSTMFGHGVIAVTKVVLETGILPISAPETTVKIDTPAGLVTAHARVEAG
- a CDS encoding NAD(P)H-binding protein, producing the protein MKVALLGGTGFVGSYLVEELLERGHEPVLLVRPGSEGKVSRRLECTLISGNVGNQNAIFATLEGCDAVIYSIGIIRQFERKGITYDELHFQGAKRAMDAAVQSGIKRFILMSANGVKPDGTPYQKTKYQAEQFLKTTGLEWTIFRPSLIFGDPRGKMEFCTQLRDGLIRLPIPAPLFYRGLWPINAGMFKMSPVHVKDVAAIFVKALAIPETIGQTYALGGPTTLNWKTLIQIVGDASGKHKWTIPTPVLIVKAAAVLLDRFDFFPITRDQIEMLVEGNTCDSTEVFQLFSIEPQLFTPANLSYLKRA